The following proteins are co-located in the Microbulbifer sp. VAAF005 genome:
- a CDS encoding glycoside hydrolase family 19 protein, protein MSHIFIRTAIASALMLGAQGLSAAQPADDYVAGQSYTGGSQVCYGGNLYKAQWWATASQVPSDALTAENRWDSPWILEESGACDTSGGDDSNSGDGDGTDSDDDTDTGNNGDTDSGNNDDAGSGSGGGTGGSDDSDTYISGQNYRKGEEVCYDGDLFVAQWWANSDDHPTDALTAENTWGSPWLLKEADGCSSDGGSDDDTGTGGNDGGSDNDDNDNSGDGNDNSDSTPITISASVSQSQITGGGTVILDASASGGEGNLSYSWAQLSPASPEADIASATSASTTVTLPSSTFDVSYVFSLIVSDGDSTEEAQVTVQNLAVDDTDEDDDDNTDGSESSVTANISASSINVGCSGTVNLDGSGSTGGSDISYIWSQTSGPVVKMTNYTGSATSVALSEVYSDVTYTFQLTASDSTQASDVDEVSIRQDGCAAADGYVMGISELEAAEESITSSDSLLQEVKDTVETRDNAVVEAVQPGRSANPENVLRVESILSEEDWDYLFALRAEEYTYTNFLRAVAKFPAFCGDYTDGRDAEAICRKSMAVMFAHYAQETGAHATGWEVPEWRQGLYWLREIGWTEDTSGGYGACDASSSWAAEAWPCAINDDGGYKSYFGRGAKQLSWNYNYGPFSQAMYGDIYTLLEAPELVADTWLNLASSIFFFVYPQPPKPSILHVIDGTWEPNSVDLANNLTAGFGVTTNIINGAIECSSGTEDYRSQYRIEYYQSTAEYFGVEIPADEELGCANMGQFQTGGAASLDIYWDKDWGWSADTPNNESYACQLVNYQTAYSALNEGDYAKCVEGNFDMTVDYQD, encoded by the coding sequence ATGAGCCATATTTTTATTCGCACAGCCATAGCATCGGCGCTGATGCTGGGCGCTCAAGGTTTGAGTGCGGCACAACCCGCCGACGACTACGTTGCGGGGCAGAGTTATACCGGTGGAAGCCAGGTTTGCTACGGGGGAAACTTATATAAAGCTCAATGGTGGGCAACAGCTTCTCAAGTTCCCTCGGATGCCCTGACAGCAGAAAACCGATGGGACTCCCCCTGGATTTTGGAAGAGTCAGGTGCGTGCGATACCAGTGGTGGCGATGACTCCAATTCCGGTGATGGTGATGGCACCGATTCTGATGATGATACTGATACCGGAAATAACGGTGATACGGATTCTGGTAACAATGATGATGCAGGTTCCGGCAGTGGTGGTGGCACTGGTGGCTCTGATGACTCCGATACTTATATTTCTGGTCAAAACTATCGCAAAGGCGAAGAAGTTTGTTACGACGGTGACCTATTTGTTGCCCAGTGGTGGGCTAATAGTGACGACCACCCCACCGATGCATTAACGGCTGAAAATACCTGGGGTTCCCCTTGGCTTCTTAAGGAAGCGGATGGTTGCTCCAGTGACGGTGGCTCCGATGATGACACCGGCACCGGTGGCAATGATGGCGGCAGTGATAACGACGATAACGACAACAGTGGCGATGGCAACGATAATTCTGACAGCACTCCCATTACGATAAGTGCTTCAGTGTCGCAGTCACAAATTACCGGTGGTGGCACTGTAATACTTGATGCCAGTGCCTCCGGTGGCGAGGGCAATTTATCTTACAGCTGGGCCCAATTATCCCCGGCCTCTCCTGAAGCAGATATTGCCTCTGCGACCAGCGCATCCACCACTGTTACCCTACCTTCAAGCACCTTTGATGTGAGCTATGTCTTTAGCCTGATCGTCAGTGATGGTGACTCTACTGAAGAAGCACAGGTAACCGTGCAAAACCTCGCTGTGGACGATACCGATGAAGACGACGATGATAATACCGATGGTTCTGAAAGCTCAGTAACCGCAAATATCTCGGCCTCAAGTATCAATGTTGGCTGTAGTGGAACGGTTAATCTGGATGGCTCCGGTAGCACCGGTGGCAGCGATATCTCTTACATCTGGAGCCAAACCAGTGGTCCGGTTGTAAAGATGACCAACTATACCGGCAGCGCTACCTCAGTGGCCCTGTCTGAGGTATACAGCGATGTAACCTATACCTTCCAGCTGACGGCTTCTGACTCCACTCAAGCCAGTGATGTGGACGAGGTCTCCATTAGACAGGATGGTTGTGCCGCAGCCGATGGCTATGTGATGGGCATCAGCGAACTGGAAGCTGCGGAAGAGTCGATTACCAGCAGTGATTCCCTGCTTCAGGAAGTAAAGGATACTGTTGAAACCCGAGACAACGCTGTGGTTGAGGCGGTACAACCTGGCCGCAGTGCAAACCCTGAAAATGTCCTCCGCGTTGAGAGCATCCTGTCTGAAGAAGATTGGGATTACCTTTTCGCCCTCAGAGCGGAAGAGTACACCTACACCAATTTCCTCCGTGCCGTAGCCAAGTTCCCAGCTTTCTGTGGTGACTATACCGATGGCCGCGATGCCGAGGCGATCTGTCGCAAGTCGATGGCGGTAATGTTTGCACACTACGCCCAGGAAACCGGTGCCCACGCAACAGGTTGGGAAGTGCCGGAATGGCGCCAGGGTCTGTACTGGTTGCGGGAAATTGGCTGGACTGAAGATACTTCCGGTGGCTACGGCGCCTGTGATGCCAGCAGCAGCTGGGCAGCGGAAGCATGGCCCTGTGCGATCAATGATGACGGTGGCTATAAGAGCTACTTCGGTCGCGGTGCCAAGCAATTGAGCTGGAACTATAACTACGGCCCTTTCTCCCAGGCGATGTATGGCGATATTTACACCCTGCTGGAAGCGCCGGAGTTAGTCGCGGATACCTGGTTGAACCTGGCCAGTTCCATCTTCTTCTTCGTCTACCCACAGCCACCCAAGCCAAGCATATTGCATGTAATTGATGGCACCTGGGAACCGAATAGTGTGGATCTGGCCAATAACCTGACTGCAGGATTCGGTGTTACCACCAATATTATTAACGGTGCGATCGAATGTAGTTCAGGTACTGAAGACTACCGCTCACAGTATCGGATCGAGTACTACCAGAGCACAGCGGAATACTTCGGTGTAGAAATTCCTGCAGATGAAGAACTCGGTTGTGCCAATATGGGGCAATTCCAGACTGGCGGTGCAGCCTCCCTGGATATTTACTGGGATAAAGATTGGGGATGGTCTGCGGATACCCCAAATAATGAGAGCTACGCATGTCAGTTGGTGAATTACCAGACTGCCTACTCAGCACTGAATGAGGGCGATTATGCCAAGTGTGTTGAAGGAAACTTTGATATGACCGTCGATTACCAAGACTAA
- a CDS encoding MFS transporter, with protein sequence MHTAKSYSEDPISQEAAQVSKRGVLVTLCLATLLAALGVSAINMALPVLIESLGASFSNTQWITVAYMMCMTATLPIAGSLSDKLGRRKLFLSGGLIFTLSTLLCALSFNVWTLVFFRAIQGVGAAMFVAVSMAIASDVFDKSETGNIIGLLGSLSAVGTGMGPIVGGLIVENLNWQAIFWLVVPVGLGVFFLAYRTLPENIVGEVVDGRSRLKRYLAAAFLFFNIVFYTLAIKPLGEGYSAVNGIAIALSVIFGVGLFYVRQKVQPLREGFTESSGKQTFLANVAGNFLVASSVMSSLIVGPFYLTLALDLDLFIAGLVMTTGSFMVAACSNLAGRAVDRFNSRGIVLLGLLILLCGAMGMGLLRVEQGLVGYLVFSVTMAMGYGTYLSTVNTMTMNSARAEVRGRISGFLSLSRGLGLLTGASVMSVIFVGLVPSQPLQDMSPSQIADGLNAVYRLASVFLLTALTIQIVSILASKLASRAQN encoded by the coding sequence ATGCACACCGCGAAAAGTTATTCCGAAGACCCAATTTCCCAAGAGGCTGCTCAGGTTTCCAAAAGAGGAGTCCTGGTCACCTTGTGTTTGGCGACCTTGCTCGCAGCCTTGGGAGTCAGCGCAATTAATATGGCGCTGCCTGTATTAATCGAAAGCTTGGGAGCTTCCTTCAGTAATACTCAGTGGATTACCGTGGCCTACATGATGTGTATGACCGCGACCCTGCCTATTGCCGGAAGCCTCAGTGACAAGCTGGGTCGCAGGAAATTGTTTCTAAGTGGCGGATTGATATTCACCTTATCGACATTACTTTGCGCGCTGTCTTTTAATGTTTGGACTCTGGTTTTTTTCCGCGCAATACAAGGGGTCGGTGCCGCGATGTTTGTGGCTGTGTCTATGGCTATTGCCAGCGACGTTTTCGATAAAAGTGAAACGGGAAATATAATTGGATTGTTGGGTAGCCTGTCTGCGGTTGGGACTGGTATGGGCCCTATCGTGGGCGGCTTGATTGTCGAAAACCTGAATTGGCAGGCTATCTTTTGGTTGGTAGTGCCGGTGGGATTGGGGGTGTTTTTCCTCGCATATCGAACTCTACCGGAAAACATAGTCGGCGAAGTTGTTGATGGCAGAAGTCGACTCAAACGCTACCTGGCTGCAGCATTCCTGTTCTTTAACATTGTTTTTTATACCCTGGCGATTAAGCCATTGGGAGAGGGATATTCCGCAGTTAATGGAATTGCTATTGCTCTATCGGTGATATTTGGTGTGGGGTTGTTTTATGTCAGGCAGAAAGTACAACCCCTGCGTGAAGGATTTACGGAGTCTTCTGGAAAGCAGACATTCTTGGCGAATGTGGCTGGAAACTTTTTGGTGGCTTCATCGGTAATGAGTAGCCTGATTGTAGGGCCTTTTTATTTGACCCTGGCACTGGATCTGGACCTTTTTATCGCAGGGCTGGTGATGACAACCGGATCATTTATGGTGGCTGCTTGTTCAAATCTTGCCGGTCGAGCCGTGGATCGATTCAATAGTCGAGGTATCGTATTACTGGGTCTGTTAATTTTACTTTGTGGAGCCATGGGAATGGGACTGCTCAGGGTGGAGCAGGGCTTGGTAGGCTATCTGGTTTTTTCCGTCACTATGGCAATGGGTTACGGAACCTACCTTTCGACAGTTAATACCATGACCATGAATAGCGCCCGGGCCGAAGTTCGTGGGCGTATTTCCGGGTTTCTCAGCCTTTCACGAGGATTGGGTTTATTGACTGGAGCTTCTGTGATGAGTGTGATTTTTGTAGGGCTTGTACCCAGCCAGCCCCTGCAAGACATGAGTCCGTCGCAGATAGCGGATGGTCTCAATGCCGTTTATCGCCTGGCATCAGTGTTCTTGTTAACCGCATTAACAATACAGATCGTGTCTATTCTTGCCAGCAAGCTTGCTTCCCGAGCGCAAAATTAA
- a CDS encoding right-handed parallel beta-helix repeat-containing protein, which yields MKIKQSVDKVALLAIMAFSASSYSSIALAEVACGDVITTAEVLTEDLSCDLTTDEPDALTIVGPSGSLNMGDYSLTCTTGGDLGGAGIRIEGNGATLTGGVIDGCFDGIFLEGEGYHKVLGTEVVNSVNDGIDIDSIYNTINDCVITDSGRVGVDMDDDYNTFSGCTVTGSVADGIQVDDSFSRVFNNTSSGNGGAGILIEGSSNNVISQNTTTDNGNGDSQDGGIVLIFTNSNFNIISANSSLGNDPFDLRDTVDPDCSGTNIWVNNEYLTKDPDCLD from the coding sequence GTGAAAATTAAGCAGTCTGTAGATAAGGTGGCACTATTAGCGATAATGGCTTTTTCGGCGTCTTCATATTCATCAATTGCCTTGGCTGAAGTGGCTTGTGGCGATGTAATTACAACTGCAGAAGTGCTCACTGAGGACTTATCTTGTGATCTAACTACCGATGAACCTGATGCACTTACTATTGTCGGCCCAAGTGGCAGCTTAAATATGGGCGACTATTCCCTGACCTGTACTACAGGAGGAGACCTAGGTGGTGCAGGAATTCGAATCGAAGGCAATGGCGCCACCCTCACTGGAGGCGTTATAGATGGCTGTTTTGATGGAATTTTCTTAGAGGGAGAGGGGTATCACAAAGTACTTGGTACCGAAGTTGTTAATAGTGTTAATGATGGGATAGATATAGATAGTATTTACAATACTATAAATGACTGCGTTATTACTGATAGTGGTAGAGTCGGAGTCGATATGGATGATGACTACAATACTTTTTCTGGCTGTACCGTAACAGGTAGTGTTGCCGACGGAATCCAGGTGGATGATAGTTTTTCACGAGTTTTTAACAACACTTCAAGTGGAAATGGAGGAGCTGGTATTCTGATAGAAGGATCGTCAAATAATGTGATATCACAGAACACAACTACCGATAATGGCAACGGTGATAGCCAAGATGGTGGTATAGTTCTTATTTTTACTAATTCCAACTTCAATATTATTTCTGCGAACTCTTCTCTTGGTAATGATCCTTTTGATCTGAGGGATACAGTTGACCCTGATTGCAGTGGTACTAATATTTGGGTAAACAATGAATATCTCACTAAAGATCCAGATTGCCTGGATTGA
- a CDS encoding MFS transporter, producing MAASKTPLSRSQIIGLTALSLAVFLVANDFTAFSVAIPAMEKHFNADISTLQWVINGYALVFGIFIVTGGRLADMFGRRRLFFVGTSIFVFFSVLGGLAVNEWMLLGSRALMGVGGALMWPAVLGMTYQIMPDDRAGQAGGLIMTVCGFANSIGPLLGGFFTEFVSWRWIFLLISPLRWRQCWWAGR from the coding sequence ATGGCAGCCTCAAAGACCCCGCTATCGCGATCACAGATTATTGGCTTAACAGCATTGTCGTTGGCAGTCTTTTTGGTGGCCAATGATTTTACGGCCTTCTCAGTCGCTATCCCTGCAATGGAAAAACACTTTAACGCAGATATCTCCACTCTTCAGTGGGTGATTAACGGTTATGCATTGGTGTTCGGGATTTTTATAGTTACTGGCGGGCGCTTGGCGGATATGTTTGGTCGGCGCCGGCTATTTTTTGTTGGAACCTCAATCTTCGTCTTTTTCTCAGTTTTGGGTGGTCTGGCCGTTAATGAATGGATGTTGCTGGGGAGTCGGGCATTAATGGGGGTTGGTGGCGCCCTTATGTGGCCCGCCGTACTCGGCATGACTTACCAGATTATGCCTGATGATAGGGCGGGGCAGGCTGGGGGCTTGATAATGACGGTATGTGGTTTTGCCAATTCTATAGGGCCACTACTAGGTGGTTTCTTTACAGAATTTGTCAGTTGGCGCTGGATTTTTTTATTAATTTCCCCATTGCGCTGGCGGCAATGTTGGTGGGCTGGAAGGTAA
- a CDS encoding NosD domain-containing protein, whose product MQAGKYFPFIFAPVLLPALSFADVQCGDTITTAEIMTEDILFCTATPPITISGPSGNLDMNGFTVHCAELPVLNTGIILSGQGAFLSNGTIENCYTGVSAEDSGFHGIYNILAQTNEIGISLTSNNNFVSSSTISLNTEMGISSDGDFNSILSNEIVGNWRDSIVIQGDYALVSQNTIEPVAEGVNTGENGIVIGSSSGGIITQNTVLNIIFSGILMQEFAQTNYLITGNRVDAGGFGLGFDLNDANADACTSSNTWISNTFTTANPNCLD is encoded by the coding sequence ATGCAGGCAGGAAAATATTTCCCATTCATTTTTGCACCCGTGCTTTTACCAGCCCTATCTTTTGCCGACGTTCAGTGCGGCGATACCATTACCACCGCTGAAATAATGACTGAAGACATATTATTCTGCACTGCCACACCGCCAATCACCATATCCGGTCCCAGCGGCAATCTGGATATGAACGGGTTTACCGTGCACTGTGCCGAACTTCCCGTGCTGAATACTGGCATCATTTTGTCTGGCCAGGGGGCTTTTCTCTCAAACGGGACTATTGAAAATTGTTATACCGGCGTCAGCGCAGAGGACTCGGGATTTCATGGAATTTACAATATCCTAGCGCAAACTAACGAAATAGGTATTTCCCTAACCAGCAATAACAACTTTGTTAGCAGTTCTACAATTTCTTTAAATACCGAAATGGGTATCTCTTCCGATGGGGATTTTAACAGCATACTTTCAAATGAAATTGTAGGTAACTGGAGGGACTCTATTGTTATCCAAGGGGACTATGCTCTCGTTTCACAAAACACCATAGAGCCTGTAGCTGAAGGGGTAAACACAGGAGAGAATGGTATCGTTATCGGCAGTTCGTCCGGGGGTATTATTACGCAAAATACCGTTTTAAATATTATTTTTAGCGGCATATTGATGCAGGAATTTGCGCAAACCAATTACCTTATTACTGGCAACAGAGTTGATGCGGGCGGCTTTGGCCTTGGCTTCGACCTTAATGATGCCAATGCCGATGCCTGTACATCTTCCAATACATGGATCTCCAACACTTTTACAACGGCTAACCCCAACTGCCTGGATTAA
- a CDS encoding helix-turn-helix domain-containing protein — protein sequence MNNREELDIREVSKLSGLPSSTLRYYEEKGLIKSCGRRGITRIFKATVIEQLSLISLGRYAGFSLDEIGEMFSSNGNPAIDREQLLARADDLEKNIRRLEAMRDGLRHVANCPEVNQLECPNFQNLIRKATKLQHKEDRKQKRR from the coding sequence ATGAATAACAGGGAAGAACTGGATATACGCGAAGTCTCCAAACTGTCGGGACTCCCCTCTTCCACACTTCGGTATTATGAGGAAAAAGGCCTGATAAAGTCATGTGGTCGTCGGGGAATTACCCGAATTTTTAAAGCCACAGTGATAGAACAGCTGTCCCTTATCTCCCTTGGCCGCTACGCCGGTTTTTCCCTGGATGAAATTGGCGAGATGTTTTCCTCTAATGGCAACCCCGCTATCGACAGGGAGCAGCTCCTCGCCAGGGCCGACGATCTGGAAAAGAATATCCGCCGACTCGAAGCTATGCGCGATGGGCTACGCCATGTGGCCAACTGTCCCGAGGTCAATCAGCTGGAGTGCCCCAACTTCCAAAACCTGATCAGGAAAGCGACCAAGTTACAGCATAAGGAAGACAGGAAACAGAAGCGACGCTGA
- a CDS encoding cysteine peptidase family C39 domain-containing protein: MADGIAGLLLAIKLYLTWMLRRSSKMEAVSGIDTGLHALVAIARFHQLPAEPDQLSHQFGHEGQSFSDTQLLQAAKVLTLKAKQLASDVSDLSNVMLPAIAKAHDGSYFIVACLSDGEASADFQ; the protein is encoded by the coding sequence ATGGCAGATGGTATAGCAGGGCTTTTGCTTGCTATAAAGTTGTATTTAACATGGATGTTGCGGCGTAGTAGTAAGATGGAGGCAGTTTCAGGGATCGACACAGGATTGCATGCGCTGGTTGCCATAGCGCGTTTCCATCAATTGCCTGCTGAGCCTGATCAACTTTCCCACCAGTTTGGTCATGAAGGACAATCCTTTTCTGATACCCAGCTCCTACAAGCAGCCAAGGTTCTTACGTTAAAGGCCAAGCAGCTAGCGTCTGATGTCAGCGATCTGAGTAATGTCATGCTGCCCGCTATCGCTAAGGCACACGATGGCAGTTATTTTATTGTGGCATGCCTATCCGATGGTGAGGCATCTGCTGATTTCCAATAA
- a CDS encoding MFS transporter, with amino-acid sequence MALDFFINFPIALAAMLVGWKVIEDDKPAESKEKVDYWGMVSLSISLLALMLSLDFVIDVGFRSPLVIGLFSASVMFFLVFAWVEPHTQSDPLIPSDVASNWRFFAIGVVTLLLSVTFVSMLLYIPQFLIKELSFSAVWSGAGLLPVMITYAVVSYIAGWLYESLGARLILAAAALFLGLGMFLLSGLIVHDRYLHLVPGMLSLGVGLGLYFPTITTTAVTVLGPARASLAAALIYMFQIIGGAIGLAMNTTVVAMAPELSEGIDRAFTINACLAAAALIVSLLFVKGDVSQKEKI; translated from the coding sequence TTGGCGCTGGATTTTTTTATTAATTTCCCCATTGCGCTGGCGGCAATGTTGGTGGGCTGGAAGGTAATTGAGGATGATAAGCCCGCAGAGAGCAAGGAAAAGGTTGACTATTGGGGCATGGTCTCTCTATCTATCAGCTTACTGGCATTAATGCTGTCCTTGGATTTTGTTATTGATGTGGGATTTAGAAGCCCTCTGGTAATAGGACTTTTCAGCGCTTCGGTGATGTTTTTCCTAGTGTTTGCCTGGGTGGAGCCTCATACCCAGTCGGACCCACTTATTCCCTCTGATGTCGCTAGCAACTGGCGTTTTTTTGCTATCGGTGTAGTGACCCTGCTTCTGTCTGTCACTTTCGTATCTATGTTGCTTTATATCCCGCAGTTTCTGATTAAGGAGCTGAGTTTTTCTGCCGTTTGGTCCGGCGCAGGGTTATTGCCGGTGATGATTACCTATGCGGTAGTGTCCTATATCGCGGGTTGGCTGTACGAATCTTTGGGAGCACGGTTAATTTTGGCTGCCGCTGCTCTATTTTTAGGATTGGGAATGTTCTTGCTTTCTGGATTGATAGTCCATGATCGCTATCTGCACTTGGTGCCAGGCATGCTTTCTCTCGGGGTAGGCTTGGGTCTATATTTTCCTACGATAACGACGACCGCTGTTACAGTGCTGGGGCCTGCCAGGGCAAGCTTGGCGGCGGCTTTAATTTATATGTTCCAAATTATTGGCGGTGCTATTGGATTGGCGATGAATACAACAGTTGTAGCCATGGCTCCCGAATTGTCTGAAGGTATTGATCGGGCATTTACTATTAATGCGTGTTTGGCTGCTGCAGCACTGATTGTAAGTTTGCTGTTTGTGAAAGGGGATGTTTCCCAGAAAGAAAAAATCTGA